Below is a genomic region from Polypterus senegalus isolate Bchr_013 chromosome 13, ASM1683550v1, whole genome shotgun sequence.
ttcaagcaagttatagaaaaaaaatcagattaaatCTGCTAAGTAATTCTCACGTTCGCAAGCTAACCGGATGTAAGGTACACCCCAAGGTAGAGTAGAGTTGCTGCTCGTCCAGTTTGGGAGACActagttgaggtggtttggacatTTAGTGGGGACACCACACTGGGCACATCCCGCTGAGCAGCGATAAAGGACACGCTGTGGGGATTAAATCTCTAGAATGGTTTAGAAGCTCCTGGGGATTCCCCTGCAAGAACTGGAATCTGCAGTTTGGGACAGGAATGTCTGGACTGACCTGTTTGGCCTGCTGCCACTGTCACCCTCACCAGGACACAAgcggtttcagaaaatgaaatgagatgtgaaatgtcCCACTGGAAGGCACCTTTCATCACCAAAATTCAACCGGGCCAAACCTGATATAAATGACAATGCGCTTCTAAAATGTTCCACTAGAGGGCTCTCTTGACTTTCAATTGTAAACTTGGCGCAAACATCACTGCCGGCCGAAACAGGAAACTTTAATTCCAAAATGTTCCACCAGGTGGCGACCTTCGTCTTTTCTAAAGTAAACCCGACTCGGCTTATAAACTGCTGGTTAATCACACGGCAAGCGAGACCATTTAAAAGAAGAATGTCGTCGTTTTAGGGGGATCTGCTGTTAGCTGTCTTAGGTGGCAGTTTCAGTCCCCACTAGTGACTCCCTAGGAAACCCAACTAAGTCCATGGAAATTTACAATATAGTAGTTTTCACAgtcaaaaggcgctatatttagGAGGGACTGTATAAAGTCATGAGGTGATGACATCAGTCTTCATCAGGGACTGTGTCACAATGGAGAAATACTAAGGACAGGCAGCATGTGACCATAAGGTGGCAGGTTCAGTGCCCAAGAGTGCCCCCTTGTGAGCCAAGTGAGTCGCTGCATCTTCCTGGCCCtctaaatacatccatccatccattttctaacccgctgaatccgaatacagggtcacgggggtctgctggagccaatcccaaccaacacagggcacaaggcaggaaccaatcctgggcagggtgccaacccaccgcaggacacacacaaacacacccacacaccaagcacacactagggccaatttagaatcgccaatccacctaacctgcatgtctttggattgtgggaggaaaccgagtgccggaggaaacccacagacacgggagaacatgcaaactccacgcagggaggacccgggaagcgaacccaggtctcctaactgcgaggcagcagcgctaccactgcgccaccgtgccgcccctctaaATACAGAGAATTGTTATTCATGATAGCAAGACActgtatatgaaaggcactatataatgctgTAAGGTGATTCCCCCATTAAATGAGAATGTCAGTTCCCATAGCAAGGcctaacaatttaaaaatatatagagCAATGGCATTCACAGTGCAAAGGTGCTGTataagaaaaggcactatataatcataAGGGGGCAAGTTCAGCATCCATGAGTGACCCCTGTGGTCTAAGTCAGTCACTGCACCTGCCAGGTCTCATAATATAGAAATGTGCAAAGAAGTGGTGTTCATGACAACAAGGCACcttatgaaaaggcactatataaagtgatCAGATGGCATGAGTGAGTCATTGTGCCAGCCAGGGCTCACGATATAGAAAAATGGAATGGATTGGCGTtcatgatgaaaggcactatatagagtcACAAGGCAGAACATTTAGTGCCCACCACTGACTCCGCTTTGACCGGTGAGTCTCTGTGCCTAATGGAGTCTTTCAGCATAAAAATATGGGGAGAACTAGAGTTCACAAAAGAAAGGCGCTCTATACAAAGACACTATACAAAGTCATCCAGTGACAGATGCAGTCATCCAGGGTGACACCCTGTGACTTGAGCACAGCACTGAACCCACCAGCTGCTACTTCTTACAATCTAAAATAAGGAAAGAGCTGGTGTTCACgatgtaaggcgctatattaaatcaTAAGGTGGTCATTTCAGCCATCACATGACTCCTTTGGTCATCTGGTGGGCCTGCCAGGCGCTCACAATAGGAAGACACAAACCATGTGGTGGTCACAATAGAAAGAAGCACTAATAACATCACCAGGGGTCTGTGAAATGTGCCAGTACCCCTGCCAGGCCTTACAATGTAGAAATCTGGAAAGAACTGATTTGGAAGTCCCTTTGGATAAAAATGAGAGAACCACATACACAAAGATGAGCTTGGGGgctcagatttgatgccatgagTAAATGTTTATTTCGGATTTGGAAGGTTCACAGGGGCTGCAGTGGGTCAGAGGGGAGCTGGTGAGGTGGTGGTCTGTGGGTGGAGATCAGTTAATAAACAGGTGTCTGCCAGAGGACCAACATTTTCCTTGTTTTACGTTGGAGATGGGAGTGTTCTTTGAAGAATCAGGTGATCGCCCGACGACTAACAAACATCTCGTTTTGTGATGAAGATcggagttttcttttttctgtaaaggAAAGACAGAATAAAACCAATGAGCCGTGATGGACACTTACTGGAGAAGCCCCTCATCCCACCCTTGAGAGACCTGAAGAGCCGCGGTCTGCGCCACTTGTCCACCTGGCATTGATCTCACTGGAGGTATGAGAAGGGGCACCTGTAGTGGTTCTGGATCAGGTGACCACCGTCCACAGCATTGCAGTTCAGTGTTAAAAGGAGCTCATTATGTAGAGTAAGTCAAAACGGGGCATATTATGGGATGTTTGGACAGAGTCTACACCTCTCTTATCACACTGTGTGACACCAAAGTGCCATTGGACCCTCATGATGAACAAACAGAGAAGTGAGcaataagagaaaaaaagtgtGAAAGACCCCAAATACGCCTGGCAAGTCGGACCACCGTGtgagtcacctgacctgcctgtgaTCAGTGCAGAAACATAAGGATGCCACTGTGCTCTCCTGCAAAGGCGCCATATAAATATCATGTAAGATCAGGAGGCAGGAGCCATGCAATGTGATATCGATTTAAGCAAAGAAACAAGCCCCCCAATTGTGACATCCCAAAAGTGCCCTGTAAAACGGGGTCCGTTACAGATAGAAAGTTCTAGATAGTGTTGTAGACTGGGGGAGTGAGACCAGAAGAAGCAGCAGAAAGGGGAAGAATGAAAGGGACTGAGATTATGATGCGGACCACCAAGTACAGAGCAGCCCACCGTATCACCTACCCCAGCGCCTGCTGACCCGTTGATCCAGTGAGACGCCGTAAGAGGATTTCCAGAAGTGTGAAGACCCAGAGAGAGTCAGGAGATTCTCAGTGAGAGACTGACATGGCGGTGTCATTCACTGtgacaaggcgctatatgaaactgGGACTTGCCCGCTCAGTCCTCAGCACCGATTTTCTTTGTGTTCCTGAATGGTGACAAACCGTTGGGATATTGAAATTAGTGGGCTGTCACTGAAGACCAGCATGGGATAGAATTCACTTATGAAAGTCtctataaaatatataagaatgTCAGCATTGTCACCAACACTGAGGGGGTCCCGAGTGACTCTTAGCACCTGCCAGGGCTCAGAATGCACAAATAAACGGTTTTATCTACAAAGTGTCTTAGGGTGACTGTCACTCTAAAAATGTCACGTCATGTCATTGTCACAGCTGGAAAACATCCTGGTAATACTAaggcaggacaccagtccatcactggtcCCAGTCACACTTGTACTGGGGGTGATTTGaaatcaccaatcaacctaacctgcacgtctctGGGAATGTAGATGGACACTCAGAAAATGTGTCACCTTCACATGGACACCACCTGGACTTGAGATTGGAGCTCAAACTTCAGGAgccatgaagcagcagcagtgCTAATGAAATTAtaagaaggcactatataaaacgaTAAGCTCGCCTTGTCAGACGCCATCACGGAGTCCCTCTGTGACACTCTGTGAGTCACTTAATGTCCAAGGACACATTCTGGAAACCACCCTCAGAAGGGAATTCACACTGAAAAGGCGCTACATGCTTTCATAAGTGAGAATCTGTCCTCTCTGCTATGGACTGAATGTGCAAACTTGAATGACTTGGGTTACATATGGGGTCATAATCAGGAATTCACACTCATGTGTCCTACCTGCAGTTGTGTCTTAaggtggaaaggcgctatataaatcatGTCGACTCCCTGTCATGGCCTGTTTGTGTGGACTTGTGTGAGTCACTTCCCTTCTAGGACCACCAATGAAGAAATATTCAAACTACTAAGTCTTAACGTGCCTTAAGATGGGTTTCCgttagaaaaggcgctatataaaatgacaaacatgTCTGGTTCAGTCCCAGCCACTCATTTCCTATACATTGATGTTTCCTGTTTGAATGCCCTCTTAAAGCAGTTGTCACTTACTTTATGTACATACAGAGGGTGCACTCATTGATATAGGTTTGGCCGTTCTTGCCACACACAGGGGCCCAGTGCAGTAAGCAGATATTATTTTCATACTTGTGACAGTCAGGCTACAGGAATGGAGAGAACAGACGATTAGCTGGATGTGAGTGCCGagcagtgaaggagagaatttgAGGAGACCCTTACCTGTTCAAGAAATGGAGGGACAGCTGCCCCATCGGAAAGGACTGTGGAAGAAAGTTAAAGAAACCCGTCACTGAATATTCATCAGCATTAATggtttaatatagcgcctttcatcattGCGTATTTACTGaaacatctgaaaaagaaaatccTCGTCCACTTTCATAGATGAGCATTGTGGAGGACCAGAGGCACCGGTCATCATTTCGGTCATTGGGTCTGTCAATGCCATCGCGTTACATAAGGCGATGTCACCTAACAGCTAAACTGGTGGACTTTTCTGGCCACTGACCTGTGCAGTTTTTCATGCAAAAGAAGATAAAAGAAACTCCAAAGTAGTTCACTGTCTGCCATACATTAccttttataatacatttattatatatgactaatatacatataatatatataactatataacaCATTTAGGGACATTtgctatacagtatgtgcagcaGTGCCTGTAAGGGGCAAATCCGACCTGAACAGGCCACCAGAGGGCGCACATCACCTACAGAACTACTGACGATTCAACAATTTACTGAACATGTGaagaagagaaagacagaaataaacaaatggaATATCAAAAGAAAACTCACATCTACACGgtgggaacatgcaaactctacacagaacaCACAATGGCACTTGCACGTTCTAAAATTCGCCCTTTTCTCAATcagctttatttatttgtggtgtgacagatagggggcgccaaTGAGCCACAGGCTCCAGACACAGTGTATGTACACAGCCAGGGGTTTTAAAATAAAGTCCGGTTTATTATGTGAAGATGCCTTTAATGGGTCCTCTCTTCAAAACAGCACTGTTCCTATGCGAATTCTCaatctcctctcctctcctccaggcaagcCTTGTCCTCCACCTACCGACTCCAACTCAACTGGATGAGGCTGacaggtttctttctttctttctttctttctttctttctttctttctttctttctttctttctttccattgcTACATGACTACACCTCCTTACAGTCCTCTCCCCACAGCTctctctggtggcccccacataTTCAGACAGGGCTTCCCATcaggactccaattcccaaggtGCCCTTTGGGTGTACAAATGGGAGCTCTGCCTGAGGGATTCTGCCATCTCCTCGTTTGGGGGACTTCATGGCCACAAGTGACAGTCCTTCTCTGTTCTTCTATAATATTTTCCAAGACCAGCAAAGGTACCCACATCAAAAGTGTAGTTGGACAGAGTCTTAGAGGAGAGGAGCGGAGGCGGTCCGAAGAAGGAAGAGGGATcgttgagggcctggactttggggtgattggtgctgcggcattGGGACGTGTGTGCACAAATAGccgtaaataaacgtgttgtggtgcttaaacgatgtctacctgtctgtgtctgggctgtttcccacactctctatctatctggactgattgaggtcattgatgttaggtagaatgcccagagggggttgggtggtctcgtggcctggaccccctgcagattttacttttttctccagccgtctggagtttttttttcgttttttctgtcctccctggccattggaccttaatcttattcaatgttaataagtgttccctaattttaattatttattttgtcttttttctctttcttcatcatattaagcactttgagctccattatttgtatgataatgtgctatagagaataaatgttgttgatctatctatctatctatctatctatctatctatctatctatctatctatctatctatctatctatctatctatctatctatctattatatagtgctttcaggTCTATCTATACACTCTctgtattatatagcaccttttcttcatatattgtataaaaaccaaatagtgcagtggtgcagtggtagtgctgctgcccgcCATTTGGAGATCAGAGTTTCcatcccgtgtcctccctgcatgcagtttgcgtgttctccctaaTAATACAAAGCCTTACCTGACCTCTCctccttaattaaaaaaaaagggactTTGTCTGACCATTCGTATTTTCCAAAAACGGCTAACATTTTACAGATTCTGCCAGGGGTGTGAAAAGGTTTATACACAGATATTCCTAATTTCAATGTACTTAACATGTCGatgtgagacaaaaaaaaaaagatcatcagTAACAAAACTCACGCAAAACCCACACAAGTAGaaactgaacttgaactttcaatcaCTTTTCTCAGTTTGTAACAAAACTGGCGACTGTGGGAAAGACGCAAACCGAATAAGCAGGAATCTCACCTGAGAGGCAAATGAAGGCGACGCACAGCAGCAGGAGGCGCGTGGCAGACATCTTGACTTGTCTCGTTGGTGTGactgtgactgtgtgtgtctgaCTCAGACTGGCTGCTCAACAAGCTGGTGCCCTCAAGTTATAAGGTGGCACACctggagaacaaaacaaaaacaaaaaacattgcaggcaTGATCCTCCcaattaaaaaatatcagaacTATTTTAAATTCAGAAAGGCCTTGGAGATACAAAcgtcacatagatagatagatagacagatagatagatagatagatagatagatagatagacagatagatagatagatagatagatagatagatagatacatagatagatagatagatagatagataggcagacagatgtgaaaggcactgtataatagatagatgttccttcagaatagctcctaccccatttctcctcccatccacaccatgataacaATCTGaacccacctctgatccacctggccttactcccctctttcacacacaatatatcaaccttccttctctccatcatatctgctaactctctccccttaccagtcaaactgcccacattcaaagttcctaccctcagttccactctctttactttcctgcTCTCCTCCTGCCTCATGACACGTCTCcccacttctccttcttcttctttggccaacagtagcccaatttccaccagcaccctgttggctaacagtactggtggcggtcgttgttaactgGGGCTCAACTGATCTgctatggaaatttgtattgttgtctgcatattgatatggcaaaattttacaccagatgcccttcctgatgtaacccgcCTCATTTATCGGGGCTTGAGACTGGCGAGAAGAAACAAactggcttgtgcatcccctgtgggtGGGTTAGTTGATGTTCTTCTGAGGGACTTTATTTATTCCTGGCATGTTGTCTTTGCTTTACATACCAAACCcctcagttcctatccttcctttttctttctccacataaccaatccccacacgataaacgtctttgtgaaagttaaactagttataaacttaggaCAAGAAGTgttcaaaactttgaaaaatcttcgttataACATATCTAATTATGCCaaccattcagggttgcgcccatcccagcaagcattgtgactgtgactgtgtgtgtctgaCTCAGACTGGCTGCTCAACAAGCTGGTGCCCTCAAG
It encodes:
- the LOC120542688 gene encoding serine protease inhibitor Kazal-type 1-like — protein: MSATRLLLLCVAFICLSVLSDGAAVPPFLEQPDCHKYENNICLLHWAPVCGKNGQTYINECTLCMYIKKKKTPIFITKRDVC